Below is a window of Micromonospora chersina DNA.
CGGGCGGCGCTGGACAGCGGCGAGCTGCCCGTCCGGCGCTGGGAGAACTGGCGTCGGCTCCAGCGCGAGGTGGCGTACGAGAGCCGGCGCCGGGAGGTCCGGCTGGCCGCCGAGCGCCGGGGCGGCTGGCGTGGCGGCCGGCGGCGGACCGGGCGTCCGGCGACCCCGCCCGCACCCGGGGCACTCTAGGGGTGTGCCGGGCGGTCATGCGGGCGGCGTGGCCTCCCGCCCGACCGTGCTGAGCTGGGGGAATGTCCGCGCGACGGAACTTGTCATACCTCGGGGCTAGAGTTGCCGAGGCGTCTTCCCTGCGCCTCGACAACCCTCGAAAACCGCCCGGACCCCGCGTCGGGCGGACAGATCCGCCTCACATTCTTCTTCCGGGAGCACACGCACCGTGGCCGACCGACTGATCATCCGTGGCGCGCGCGAGCACAACCTGCGTGACGTCAGTCTCGACCTGCCCCGGGACGCCCTGATCGTCTTCACCGGGCTCTCCGGTTCGGGCAAGTCGAGCCTGGCGTTCGACACCATCTTCGCCGAGGGCCAGCGCCGCTACGTCGAGTCGCTGTCGTCGTACGCCCGGCAGTTCCTCGGCCAGATGGACAAGCCCGATGTCGACTTCATCGAGGGCCTCAGCCCCGCGGTCTCCATCGACCAGAAGTCCACCTCGCGCAACCCGCGCTCCACCGTCGGCACGATCACCGAGGTCTACGACTACCTCCGCCTGCTCTTCGCCCGCATCGGCGAGCCGCACTGCCCGATCTGCGGCGAGCGGATCTCCAAGCAGAGCCCGCAGCAGATCGTCGACCGGGTCCTCGCGATGGCCGAGGGCACCCGGTTCATGGTGCTCGCCCCGGTGGTGCGCGGCCGCAAGGGCGAATACGTCGACCTCTTCGCCGAGCTCCAGGCCAAGGGCTACGCCCGGGCCCGGGTCGACGGCGTGGTGCACCCGCTGACCGAGCCGCCCAAGCTCAAGAAGCAGGAGAAGCACACCATCGAGGTGGTCATCGATCGGCTCAGCGTCAAGCCCAGCGCCAAGCAGCGGCTGACCGACTCGGTCGAGGCGGCGCTCGGTCTCTCCGGCGGCCTGGTGCTGCTCGACTTCGTCGACCTGGCCGAGGACGACCCCGCCCGGGAGCGGCGCTACTCCGAGCACCTGGCCTGCCCCAACGACCACCCCCTGGCCATCGAGGACCTGGAGCCCCGGGTCTTCTCCTTCAACGCGCCCTACGGCGCCTGCCCCGAGTGCACCGGCCTGGGCACCAAGAAGGAGGTCGACCCGGAGCTGGTCATCCCGGACCCGGAGCGCACCCTGCGCGAGGGCGCCATCCAGCCCTGGGCCACCGGGCACAACCTCGAATACTTCCTGCGCCTGCTGGAGGCGCTCGGCGAGGCCGAGCACTTCGACGTCGACACCCCGTGGCGGGCGCTGCCGTCCCGGGCGCAGAAGACGATCCTGCACGGCTCCGACGACCAGGTGCACGTCCGCTACCGCAACAAGTACGGTCGCGAGCGCTCCTACTACACCGGCTTCGAGGGCGTGGTGCAGTGGATCGAGCGCCGGCACTCCGACACCGAGTCGGAGTGGTCCCGGGACAAGTACGAGGGCTACATGCGGGACGTGCCCTGCGCGGCCTGCGGCGGCACCCGCCTGAAGCCCGAGGTGCTCGCGGTCACCCTGGCCGGCAAGAGCATCGCCGAGGTCTGCAACCTCTCCGTCGGCGAGGCCGCCGACCTGCTCGCCGGCATCGAGCTGACGGACCGGCAGAAGATGATCGCCGAGCGGGTCCTCAAGGAGATCAACGCCCGGCTGAAGTTCCTGCTCGACGTCGGGCTCGACTACCTCTCCCTGGACCGCCCGGCCGGCACCCTGTCCGGCGGCGAGGCGCAGCGCATCCGGCTCGCCACCCAGATCGGCTCCGGCCTGGTCGGCGTGCTCTACGTGCTGGACGAGCCCTCCATCGGCCTGCACCAGCGGGACAACCACCGGCTCATCGAGACCCTGCTGCGGCTGCGCGGGCTGGGCAACACCCTGATCGTGGTCGAGCACGACGAGGACACCATCCGCGTCGCCGACTGGATCGTCGACATCGGCCCGGGCGCCGGCGAGCACGGCGGCAAGATCGTGCACAGCGGGTCGGTGCCGGCCCTGCTGGAGAACCAGGAGTCGGTCACCGGGGCGTACCTGTCGGGGCGCAAGCAGATCCCGACGCCGGTCATGCGCCGGCCGCAGACCCCCGGCCGCGAGCTGGTGGTGCACGGGGCGCGTGAGCACAACCTGCGCAACCTCACCGTGGGCTTCCCGCTCGGCCAGCTCATCGCGGTCACCGGGGTCAGCGGTTCCGGCAAGTCGACGCTGGTCAACGACATCCTGCACGCCGTGCTGGCCAACCAGATCAACGGCGCCCGGCTGGTCCCCGGCCGGCACACCCGGGTCACCGGGCTGGAGCACGTCGACAAGGTCGTCGGCGTCGACCAGTCGCCCATCGGGCGGACCCCGCGCTCCAACCCGGCCACCTACACCGGGGTCTGGGACCACATCCGCAAGCTCTTCGCCGAGACCACCGAGGCCAAGGTCCGGGGGTACGGGCCGGGCCGGTTCTCGTTCAACGTCAAGGGCGGGCGCTGCGAGGCGTGCTCCGGCGACGGCACCATCAAGATCGAGATGAACTTCCTCCCGGACGTCTACGTCCCCTGCGAGGTCTGCAAGGGCGCCCGCTACAACCGGGAGACCCTGGAGGTGCACTACAAGGGCAGGACGGTCGCCGAGGTCCTGGACATGCCGATCGAGGAGGCGGCGGAGTTCTTCTCCGCCATCCCGGCCATCCACCGGCACCTCAAGACCCTCGTCGACGTCGGCCTCGGCTACGTGCGTCTCGGCCAGCCCGCGCCGACGCTGTCCGGCGGCGAGGCGCAGCGCGTCAAGCTCGCCTCCGAGTTGCAGAAGCGCTCCACCGGCCGCACGGTCTACGTGCTCGACGAGCCCACCACGGGCCTGCACTTCGAGGACATCCGCAAGCTGCTCATGGTGCTCGAGGGCCTGGTCGAGAAGGGCAACACGGTGATCACCATCGAGCACAACCTCGACGTGATCAAGTCCGCCGACTGGATCATCGACATGGGCCCCGAGGGTGGGCACCGGGGCGGCACCGTGCTCGCCACCGGCACGCCGGAGGAGGTCGCCGAGGTGCCGGAGAGCCACACCGGGCAGTTCCTGCGGCCGATCCTCAAGCTCGACGGCGCGGCGAAGGGCGCCAAGGCGGCCACCACCCGGGCGGCGAAGGCCAACGGCGGCGCGGTGAAGTCGCGTACCCGCAAGGTGCCGGCCGGGGCGCGCTGAGCGAGGCGTACGCCGGGCGGGCCGGGGCGACTCCGGCCCGCCCGTTGTCTGTCCAGATATCCGATTGGTGACGCGCCAGTATGAACCGTGCGGCACCCTGGTCCGTGTTTTGGAGAGTGGCCACGGATCATGACGGGGTGGCGACAGGCGAGAGGGAGGCCGGACATGAGTGATGATCAGGTGCTGACCGGGCCGGGCACGCAGACGCGCCGCGCCCTGCTCGCGGGCGCCGGCGCGGTCGGCGCGGCCGTGGTGCTGGCGGGCTGCGGCGGCGACGACGGATCCGGCTCCGGAGCCCCGGCGCCGACCAGCGGCGGCCCGGGCGCGACAGGCGCCGGCGACGCCGAGGGCGGCAACCGGGACAGCACCGGTCCGCTCGCCCGGACCACCGACATCCCGGTCGGCGGCGGGGCGGTCTTCGCCAGCAAGGGCGTCGTGATCACCCAGCCCGAGGCCGGCCAGTTCAAGGCCTTCGACCCGATCTGCACCCACCAGGGCTGCCCGGTGTCGAACGTCGACGGCGGCACCATCAACTGCACCTGCCACAACAGCCGGTTCTCGATCACCGACGGCTCCGTGAAGCAGGGCCCGGCCACCAAGCCGCTCGCGCCGAAGAACATCAAGGTCACCGGCGAGCAGATCGCCCTGGCCTGACCGTCCCCGGCGACTGTGTCCCCCGCCCCACCCCGGTGGCGGGGGACGCGCGGCGACGGCCGGGTGTCGGGGGTGCGGACTAGGCTTGGCGCGTGGCTGACCCCTCGACCTACCGCCCCGCACCTGGCACCATCCCGGAGTCGCCAGGGGTCTACCGCTTCCGCGACGGCACCGGCCGGGTGATCTACGTCGGCAAGGCGCGCAACCTGCGCAGCCGGCTCAACTCCTACTTCGCCGACCCGGTCAACCTGCACCAGCGCACCCGGCAGATGGTCTTCACCGCCGAGTCGGTGGACTGGATCACCGTCGCCACCGAGGTCGAGGCGCTCCAGCAGGAATACACCTGGATCAAGCAGTACGACCCCCGGTTCAACGTCCGCTACCGCGACGACAAGTCCTACCCCTACCTGGCGGTCACCCTCGACGAGGAATACCCGCGGCTGCAGGTGATGCGCGGCGCGAAGCGCAAGGGGGTGCGCTACTTCGGGCCGTACTCGCACGCCTGGGCCATCCGCGAGACGCTGGACCTGCTGCTCCGCGTCTTCCCGGCGCGGACCTGCTCCTCCGGGGTGTTCAAGCGGGCCGGCCAGGTCGGCCGGCCCTGCCTGCTCGGCTACATCGGCAAGTGCTCCGCGCCCTGCGTCGGCAGCGTCACCGCCGAGGGGCACCGGGAGATCGTCAACGGCTTCTGCGACTTCATGGCCGGCCGCACCGACACCATGGTCCGCCGGCTCGAGAAGGAGATGCTGGAGGCCAGCGAGCAGCTCGAGTTCGAGCGGGCCGCGCGGCTGCGCGACGACGTGGCGGCGCTGCGCCGGGCCATGGAGAAGCAGACAGTGGTGCTCGGCGACGGCACCGACGCCGACGTGGTGGCCTTCGCCGACGACCCCCTGGAGGCCGCGGTCCAGGTCTTCCACGTCCGCGACGGCCGGGTCCGCGGCCAGCGCGGCTGGGTGGTGGAGAAGACCGAGGAGCTGACCACCGGCGACCTGGTGCACCACTTCTGCACCCAGGTCTACGGCGGCGAGCAGGGCGAGGCCGACGTCCCCCGCGAGCTGCTCGTCCCCGAGTTGCCCGGCGACGTCGACGCGCTCGCCGACTGGCTCTCCGCCCGGCGGGGCAGCCGGGTGTCGCTGCGGGTGCCCCAGCGCGGCGACAAGCGGTCGCTGCTGGAGACCGTCGGGCGCAACGCCAAGGACGCCCTCGCCCGGCACAAGCTCAAGCGGGCCGGCGACCTCACCACCCGCAGCCAGGCCCTCGACGAGATCGCCGAGTCGCTCGGCATGCGCACCTCCCCGCTGCGCATCGAGTGTTTCGACGTCTCCCAGATCCAGGGCACCGACGTGGTGGCCAGCATGGTCGTCTTCGAGGACGGCGTGCCCCGCAAGAGCGAGTACCGGCGGTTCATCGTGCGCGGCGCCACCGACGATCTGTCCGCCATGTCGGAGGTGCTGCGCCGGCGCTTCGCCCGCTACCTCGACGCGCGCGCCGAGACCGGTGAGATCGGCGAGGAGACCGCCGGCGACCCGGACCGGCCCGGCATCGACCCGACCACCGGGCGGCCCCGGAAGTTCGCGTACCCGCCGCAGCTCGTCGTGGTCGACGGCGGCCCGCCGCAGGTGGCGGCCGCCGCGCAGGCCCTCGCCGAGCTGGGCATCGACGACGTGGCGCTCTGCGGGCTGGCCAAGCGGCTGGAGGAGGTCTGGCTGCCCGACGACGAGTTCCCGGTCATCCTCCCGCGCACCTCCGAGGCGCTCTACCTGCTCCAGCGGGTCCGCGACGAAGCCCACCGCTTCGCCATCACCTTCCACCGCCAGCGCCGCTCGAAGCGGATGACCGAGTCGGCGCTGGACAACATCCCGGGCCTCGGCGAGGTACGCCGCAAGGCGCTCCTGCGTCACTTCGGCTCGCTGAAGCGGCTGT
It encodes the following:
- the uvrA gene encoding excinuclease ABC subunit UvrA — translated: MADRLIIRGAREHNLRDVSLDLPRDALIVFTGLSGSGKSSLAFDTIFAEGQRRYVESLSSYARQFLGQMDKPDVDFIEGLSPAVSIDQKSTSRNPRSTVGTITEVYDYLRLLFARIGEPHCPICGERISKQSPQQIVDRVLAMAEGTRFMVLAPVVRGRKGEYVDLFAELQAKGYARARVDGVVHPLTEPPKLKKQEKHTIEVVIDRLSVKPSAKQRLTDSVEAALGLSGGLVLLDFVDLAEDDPARERRYSEHLACPNDHPLAIEDLEPRVFSFNAPYGACPECTGLGTKKEVDPELVIPDPERTLREGAIQPWATGHNLEYFLRLLEALGEAEHFDVDTPWRALPSRAQKTILHGSDDQVHVRYRNKYGRERSYYTGFEGVVQWIERRHSDTESEWSRDKYEGYMRDVPCAACGGTRLKPEVLAVTLAGKSIAEVCNLSVGEAADLLAGIELTDRQKMIAERVLKEINARLKFLLDVGLDYLSLDRPAGTLSGGEAQRIRLATQIGSGLVGVLYVLDEPSIGLHQRDNHRLIETLLRLRGLGNTLIVVEHDEDTIRVADWIVDIGPGAGEHGGKIVHSGSVPALLENQESVTGAYLSGRKQIPTPVMRRPQTPGRELVVHGAREHNLRNLTVGFPLGQLIAVTGVSGSGKSTLVNDILHAVLANQINGARLVPGRHTRVTGLEHVDKVVGVDQSPIGRTPRSNPATYTGVWDHIRKLFAETTEAKVRGYGPGRFSFNVKGGRCEACSGDGTIKIEMNFLPDVYVPCEVCKGARYNRETLEVHYKGRTVAEVLDMPIEEAAEFFSAIPAIHRHLKTLVDVGLGYVRLGQPAPTLSGGEAQRVKLASELQKRSTGRTVYVLDEPTTGLHFEDIRKLLMVLEGLVEKGNTVITIEHNLDVIKSADWIIDMGPEGGHRGGTVLATGTPEEVAEVPESHTGQFLRPILKLDGAAKGAKAATTRAAKANGGAVKSRTRKVPAGAR
- the uvrC gene encoding excinuclease ABC subunit UvrC; its protein translation is MADPSTYRPAPGTIPESPGVYRFRDGTGRVIYVGKARNLRSRLNSYFADPVNLHQRTRQMVFTAESVDWITVATEVEALQQEYTWIKQYDPRFNVRYRDDKSYPYLAVTLDEEYPRLQVMRGAKRKGVRYFGPYSHAWAIRETLDLLLRVFPARTCSSGVFKRAGQVGRPCLLGYIGKCSAPCVGSVTAEGHREIVNGFCDFMAGRTDTMVRRLEKEMLEASEQLEFERAARLRDDVAALRRAMEKQTVVLGDGTDADVVAFADDPLEAAVQVFHVRDGRVRGQRGWVVEKTEELTTGDLVHHFCTQVYGGEQGEADVPRELLVPELPGDVDALADWLSARRGSRVSLRVPQRGDKRSLLETVGRNAKDALARHKLKRAGDLTTRSQALDEIAESLGMRTSPLRIECFDVSQIQGTDVVASMVVFEDGVPRKSEYRRFIVRGATDDLSAMSEVLRRRFARYLDARAETGEIGEETAGDPDRPGIDPTTGRPRKFAYPPQLVVVDGGPPQVAAAAQALAELGIDDVALCGLAKRLEEVWLPDDEFPVILPRTSEALYLLQRVRDEAHRFAITFHRQRRSKRMTESALDNIPGLGEVRRKALLRHFGSLKRLSAATVEEITEVPGVGKRTAEAILAALDEGAQPTPSA
- a CDS encoding Rieske (2Fe-2S) protein, coding for MSDDQVLTGPGTQTRRALLAGAGAVGAAVVLAGCGGDDGSGSGAPAPTSGGPGATGAGDAEGGNRDSTGPLARTTDIPVGGGAVFASKGVVITQPEAGQFKAFDPICTHQGCPVSNVDGGTINCTCHNSRFSITDGSVKQGPATKPLAPKNIKVTGEQIALA